The region GTTTGTAGAGCATTGGTAAATAATGAGAAGTCACCCATGATTacaaagtaacaaaaaaaaaaaaagagtataaaaCTCGCGATTCAATGAATATTTAAACACTACTTAAAAAGAAAAGACGGTGGAATGTAATTATTATAAAGTAGGCTTTCTCTTTTTACATGAAATCCTGTTTTAGATTCGCTTGCGGGAAAGAATGCTTCTAATCCAACTAATTAATGGTTGATTTTGCCCAAACAAATCAATAATACTTGAAGATTTTACTTTAATACAATAAACAAAGCGTGAAGATTGATTGATGGTGTGGTATTCTTTAATTTTCTTGAGATTCTTTTATATATTGGGTGGGCCTTCAGAGGCTTTTAAAATAGAGAGGCGGTGAATTCACTGAAACTGTCTACCTCCCAAGACATTGAGAAGGTGTCATGTCTGGAAGCAACCCCAATTATTAgtggaaaataaataatatagaacAACCAAATGATCCAATGGATTTCAAGAGATGTGTTTCAAATGGGGGAAAGTGAATGAAGGGAAACTGTTTTTTTGAATTAGTAAAAATTTAAATGGAAGTAAAACGGGATGGGATAGAAGAAGAATGAATGGAATATTCAATATTTACGATGGAGTgtcaaataagaaaatttaattaattagtagCCCCTCTCAATTATTTAAGTAAATGGGAAATTGTAATTTTGGCCTCCATCTAAGCATTAATAATCTAATCTAAGCTTTTTGTGATCAAAACATAACGTGCTAACCGATGCATGACTATTCTTAGAATAATGATGTAAACTGGATTTGTATGGCATTTTGAGGAACTCAATTTGGTTTGGAGTTGAAAGGTCCTTAAATTGAGAATGAATCTGAACTGCCTCGTTTTCTCATTTATTGTTCAAAGAATCCAAGTGCTTTTCAGTTTGGCAAACATGAATCATCACCCATATAAAGTCAAAAAAAGGTCCACATCACTAACCACGAATTTCACAATTTCCTACCCCCTCTAGATATCGAATGGCAACAGAGCTGTAGGTAGTGAGATCAAAGAGAGATTCATGACTGGACAGCTGCAAAATGTTTCAAGTGGGAATGATGcagcacaagttgtaaaatatcaatttatctgTTGCATCCCCATTGGTTCTTTCAGCATGGACAAGGTAATTTCTCAAATGGATGATATCATTTGATTGAAGAAAATGTCCGCACCATTAAAACCATACACCGTCTCAGCCGTCGATCCTTAAATCCCACACGCCATAAAATTTCACCCAATAAAGAATGAATTGCCAGGTGGCAGCAAAAAGGAGGACCATTACTTGCGTGTTGACGGCGTCTTTGTTTTCGTTTTTGTTTCCTCGCGCCTTCTCTCGCGTCTCCCTCTACTTTTTCTTGGCTATATAAACCCCAACCAGAGCCACTGTTAGAACCCATCTTCATAACATTTTCTAGAGAGAACGCGagagtttcttcttcttttcttcttcgcTGCTGTAGAAAGTTTATTTGCTCttcaacaataaaaaataaaaaaagctttCCTACAGCAGCGCTCAAGTTTTTATCAATCCAGagtttgaatttgaattgaacaGATCAATATTAAGATAAGAGAAATGGCTTGCTCTCTCTCCAACGCTAAGCTTTTCTCTACTTTTGTCGTCGATGTAATCTCTAACGTTATCTCCAGGTATCCATTAGTTCTCTTTCATTTCCTTCCATGGctctgtttattttattttttacgtGTATATATAATGAAGTGACAAACGAATAAAGATTTagtgatgtttatttttctttagaCGAGGATATGCGGCGGCATCACAAGGAATTGTGTCGAGTGGAATAAGAGGAGGAGCGGGAAGGAGCGCTGCTACGGTGGCCAAGAAAACAGGGGAAGATATGTCTGGCGGAGCTAAAGAGAAGGTTTCGTGGGTTCCCGACCCGGTTACCGGATGCTACAGACCCGAGAACTGTCCCAATGAGATCGACGTGGCCGAGCTCAGATCCATGCTCTTGAAGAAGCACTAAATAAACAAGGGTGACCTGGTTGCTTGCTCCTCTGTCCTTTTGTCGACGAAATAGATTTTAAGATTTGATGatgtaatatttataataaataataatacttaacatttttaatcaattttgttgACTTGCTAATCCATATGtctaaatatttttactttattaGTAATATCTAAAGCTTTCCAGGGAAAATAATACACCATGGCGTATAGGTAACAAGCACTGATAAAAATTGTGGATGAGCTCTTGTGTTTTATCGCGGTTGCCGACATACCGGATGTTATTATGATCATCATGGGTATTGCAgtcgtgaattttttttaaattcacataatttattgtaaaacataataattataattataaaaagtcacttttaataatttttagagtgttttctaatacttatgaacttttattaatatgataatataatttttacaatcatcaattattcttatatttatttacgaattttttaagaatattatattaactaataacaaagtaaaaaaaatgaaatattaaacattcatcatatttaataagtttaacAACTTTGAAGATGGTGAAGATATCAAAACATtctgcaaaaggaaaaaaaaagaatagataaATGTATAAATTCtcattaattattcttatttCCTACTACTTATTCTCACTCTCATTCTACTTTCATATATAGTTTAGCATGCTTCAAAtcttaattatattttcataaaaatatattccATTCATTTGTCTATAgatgtattttaaatgttttaatatcattaaaattaaaaacattaataaaagttttctttaaaaaaaaaccataccTTACAAATAATGGTAATGATACAATTTAGTTTTCACCAATTAGTGGAATGATGAGGAGGATCAAATCATTCACCTTCACTTTAAGAGCATTCTTGACTTGATTCTCGTGGTCTTTgtccaaaaaaatatataaaaaagtaacaTTTTCACCTTGATTTTGATATAATTGATATGAAGGATATATTTGAGGAGGAGGATACATGAGAGGTGGAAGTGGGTGATACATTGGTGGTGGAGGATGCATTTGAGGCTGATATGGCACACCATAATtaggaaatggtggataataacCATATGGTTATGGATAACCATGTGAAGGTTGAAAAGAAGAAGGTTGTTCCGGTGGATAAAAACCATGAGTGCTAGTAGATGAATTACTATACCCAAGATTACTAGAACTCAATCTCCTACCAGATGAAGAACTTATAGAAGTATGCTTCTTGCCTTTTCCTTTTGATGGAGCTCTAGGTTCACTTCTATCTCTCTTAGGTTTAGGAAATATATTTCCATCAATTTCTGATCTATTACGGAAATGTCTACTAGTGGTACCAATCTCATATTCTCCTCCATACAGACTAAAAGACTTAATTTCACCTCTATCACCATTATGTCCATCATTGTCATCAATTGGACTTAAACCACCACCATTGGGTCCATTGCCAATCTGACTAGGCGTTGCACTAGAACTTGAATGAGACCAATTTTGTTGTTAAGATTGATCAACATTCATTTCATCATCAGAGGTATCCACAAACAACACACCGACATTTTCACCATCTAACAATGGATTATCTTTCTTTTGAAGCCATTCTGGTAGTGGATCAACATCTTCAAAGATATGATCAAGGTTGATAGGATTAAAActaacatttatatcatcaatgctcattctttttttttatgcctTATCTGAAGCCTCATATTATAGTAGGTAAACACTAGTTTCTCAAGTTTTTTATACTTCAActtattgtaacacctctaacatTTGTTGtcggaacagggttatggagcattaccgaacttttcAGGTTAAATAcgaatatttcataacatttaatataaatataaaaaaacaatcataaatcactcatattgtcccttgtaaGAGCCCTCGAGACCCAAAAAACGCATTAGAAGTAAATCGGGACTAAACTAGAAGCTCAgagaatttttctcaaaattctaaaattttccctaggtgcagaggacacatgccccgtgtggccaggccgtgtggctcacatggtcaagagacatgcctgtgtcttaggccgtgtgtgcattcgatgtgaggcacacgaccgtgtcccagctcgtgtccatacccgtgtaactctctgacttgggtcacacggtcaagtcacTTTCTTAGCATCATTTAACATTTTTGCTACATTGGGCTTTTTCCCAATATCTTCAAGGCATAAATCTAAACAATGAGCTGCAAATGAGGTCTACTATAAATGTTTTCttttcaacattaattttttttctagaggCTTTTATTGTTGCCTCATTATCAGTCACTATTTGGAAAATGTAACTTCAATTTTTTCTACAACTAAATCTAACAAATTGTAGTAGAATTCAACATCTTTACTATGAACACTCGAGTTATTCACAGATTTTAAAAAACAGTTCCTTTACTTCAATAAACAAGGAAATTAATGATGTGTATTTAATTCAATTTGTTGGTCCAACCATCACACATTAGAGTTGCACCCAATTTTTTCCAATGAGTCTTTAGTCCAATTACCCAATCACGAACTCGTTGATACTCTAACTCCAAATACACATTTGAAACCTCATAAGGTATTGAGAGCTTTACACATTGTCCAACTTCTATTGacacttgaattaagttatacAACCATAGAGAACTTGCTAATTGAAAATGAAGTTgttcatatattaaaaatttagatatCGCTTCACCTATCTTCCTGTGTAAAGTCTTTAAAAAAAACCACTAATCTTTGGTTGCTTTGAGCTTTTGCTTCTAGCCAATTCAGGTATAGCTCCTCTAAAGGTTAACTCAGACTCACTTGGGATGGATTTACTTGTTTTTTCTCCATGATATTCTCCAGCTGATCCATGAGAAGATCGCCCTTCTTCATAAATGTTACTCCAACCACTAGTACTTCGTCTAAATTCTTCCCTTCTATGCCACTCGTGTTGTGATTGGATACTTTCTCGAGGTGCTTGCCTTATAGCAGAAACCTCAACAATGAATTCCTCGTGTTTATCCCCCTCTCATCGTAATTGGGATAATAAGTCATTTGTTCTCctctttttgtctattttctttgtgttgctttctttcagtatattcatcatactttctctaatgacacctgttaataaaataaaaataattcacactttatattattatcaattatgtataatatttatttataaatttataataacatttaaaaataataataaagtatcacaTACCAGTAACATTAGGGCATGGTGCAACATTGTCGGTTTTATGAGCAACGTGCTCTTTAAATCGTGTTATTCCTCTTTTCACAACTTTACCACAAAGTTTACATATGACATTTCCTTTCGTATTTGAAACTGAAGTTCCAAAGTGTCAACCTATATCATTACTTGATGCACATTCCAATCCTTTAGTCGAGAACTCTTCACGTGGTggcatgctttatttttatttatatacaagaaacatataattatatttagaaatataagcaattcattacttatattatcaacaatataatacaaaaaaaagtaaGCATCACTAACatcgaaaaattaaatttattgtataatccataatttatttttaaaataaacaacagGAACCCACCATAACCCATTATTATTCGGTCATgcaaaacccaaaaaataaaaattgaaacaaaaagttCCCCAAATCCCCCAAGACTCCAACCCACTTCCTTTTCTTCTATCGTGAGGCAGAGAgccaaaaacaaaagagaaaaaaaaattagggtttaggttttctTTACTTTACAAGATATGTCCcttctttctcaaattttttcCAATTTCTTTAAACTTTGCCTAGGCTACCATTAATTCCTACCAAAATGCCTGAAAATGTAAAGATGATTTGCAAAGGTTTTGTAAAAAATTTCTCATCAATCTTTGCATgctataacaaaaaaaaagcaagaatcaagacaaaaaaatttaggtactTACTTGAAAATTATGAATTTCTGAAAATGCAAGTGagattttgtttagaaatttttgtgATTGTGTTGTGATTTTGTTTAGTTTGGAGTTTGGACAGTAAAATCTGAAAGTGaaattttttctgttttttaaaaaaatttcttgtaTTGATAAGTCAATAACCGGTTCATATTTTTCTATTGCTTTTGGACTGTTTTTTTTATGTTGATTTTggactgtttttttttcttattgaaaaTTATCTAATTTTACAAGTgaagaatatattttttttgccttattatatttttgttgatCTTTTTAAAGCagttggatttttttaaaaaattttactatAACAGAACAATAATGGGAATAGTGGCTCGTTATTGTCGTAATTGGTCATTACCCATTAAATTGCAGCCACGATCCACTGCTATTGGTGTGATTCTACTTCACACCGCTATTTTCAGCAGTAGCGGTTTCGAACAGCGTCGCTACCACTATATAATGGATCCTATTCCGCTACTCGACCACTATTTAAATCCCAAGTAATTTCTTTCACAACCTAATATTCTCTTTTCTCCTCACTTGCTATGGAGAACTACCATTGGTTGCGTCATAAGATTTTTAGTTCAATATATCTAGGGAGCGCAGAGGATTTTAGccattataaaaagaaaatggatTCTTGAAACTTGTTATATGTTAATATCTTGAGACCCGAACCCTAGAAAAGATTCGAACCTCTGACCCATTACCCGTTCGTAAGGCAAAGCTATAGACTGCCAGACCTAGCTTGCAGGATTCCCGTGCGAGCTCATAAGGTAGGAGCGCAAGAACAACTCGCAGAACTAGTTCGTGAGATAAGGGTACAGACCCAGCTCGTGAGGATCTAAGGAATGTGGCAGTCTCACTTCGTATATACCCAAGGAACTCGTAGGAAGTGCCACGTGCTTTACAAGCCACCTAAACACGTGTTCAGTGGGTACGGAACTCGCCTAGAGCGCAAGTCTTAGGAGTAGAAAGGAACGCATGCTCCGTAGACACGTGCCCAACAAACTTGGAGTTCGTAGATAATGTCAATACTAGAGGCAATAGAGTCGAGATAAAATAGTGAGACCCTATCATTAGCTGTAATAGTACAAGTAACGACATGTCTGATACTCATATCAATAAAAAACAAGtaaaatattactcaacaattgGTACGGTGAGCGTAGAACTTACTTTCGATTATCAGATTTCTTTTGGTTTGGTACAGTTTTTCTTCGACATTCGAAGCAAATGCTCACCCAACTGAAATTTCCTTATTCAAGCCCCCACTAGAACAAGTCAGAGTATCGGCCTATGGAGTCCAACACGATGAGACAAACTTATTTGCTACATGGTTCACCCACAGGCCAGAGAACCTCGACAATGCGGTTCATCGATGATCTTCCTCTTCCTTGGACCTGAACCTCTCTACAGGTCAGGGACTACCACCTCATTCCTCTCAATTAGGAGGCACTCCCGTAGTAATTTCTACCCTTCAAGAGCAAATAAAGTTTACGAGAGAGCAGATGACCGCTCAAGAAGCGCGATTTGTAGAACAACATACCTTTCAGCAAGAATTACTGAGACAAAATGAAGAGTTGCGAATGAAAATGCACGTGAACAATTCTGGTTCCTAGGATAATATAAATACACAAGATGAAGTCCCAAGCACACAACTGAAAGAATTACAAAACAAAATGGATGATCTATGCTGAAACGTACGGGCATTACATCTTGAGCCATAGGACATGGATTGGTTACTCTACTCCAACAATTTGTTGGCCTCAGAAACCACGACAGTAGGTTTACTATGCAATTTCAAGGTCTTAAAGGATATGTTCGAGGGAAGGAGGGTCCTATGGGCTCACCTAATACAAtataatgattatatgaatgtgtTGTGGCTATCAGACGTAGCGAAGTGCAAATTCTTCTAGACAACATTGAAGGGAAACGCCAAAGATTAGTACTTATCTCTCCCACAAGGTTTAGTCCGCAACTTCTCACAACTGGGGTAGATGTTCTTAGATAGGTTTAGAGCCCATCAAGTGATCATGAACATACTCATGGGATTGATGTCAGTGAAAAAATGAGAAGGCGAATCCTTTCAAGACTACGTAAAAGGTTCCATATAGAGACCCACAACACGAAAAACTTAGAGGACCAATGGGATAAATGTCTTTATCATGGGAGTAAAAAATGACCACCTGCAGTACTCATTTACAGATAACAGATAACAGATAATAAAGTATGGGAGACCTATACGAGCAGGCTCATAAGTTCGCAGAGACCGAGGAGATTGAAAAGAGCGTCGCGAGCTACCTTTCAAACAGAAGATAGGTACCTCAGAAATAGAGCTCCCAACTGTCACACTAAGGCTCGTAAGCGAAGAGTGTAGCCTCCAACATAGTTAGTTAGAGTAAAGCTCTCAGCTGCCACACTAAGGCTCGTAGGCGAAGAGCTACAGCCTCCAACACAGTTAGCGAGAGCAAAACTCACAATTGTTACACTAAGGCTCGCAGGCGAAGAGTCGCTGCCTCCAACACAGTTAGCGAGATCAAAACTCCTAGCTATCACACTAGGGCTCAGATGCGACATACTAAACCTTGATGGCAAAGAGCCACAGCCTCCAACGTAGTCACCAAGAACAAAGCTCCTAACTACCACATTAAGCTAGCAGGTGAAATATTACGACCCTAAGCATAATTACCCAAAGTTAAAATTTTACAGCCTTACAATCCTCTAAAATTTCCCCAATACAAAAAAAGTATGTAGAGTCACATTCCTAGCTTATtactttagaaaattttcccaagtaTAAAACAACTCACGGATCTACATTCGCAGCTCATTATTTTTGAAGATTTTACTTAAAGCccatataattatataattatgtgACAAGTATAACAAGATCGCACAAGATAGGTTTCCTCAAAGTAAGCTTTCgtttcattaaagaaaataaaaagagaaaaaaaaattacaacacaTTTATAATACATTGTCTTCCCCACTAGCACATTGGACTCAACATTCTCATTTGTCTTATTCTTAAAATCCTCTAGGACCCAACACTGTTCTCTGAGCGTACTGTCCACTTGGTCATGACACTCCCGAATAATCCTGTCATTTTCAACTGTGTACTCTTCTACAACCCCATTCAACTCAGCCTGCAAAGCTTATTTGCTCTCCCTTTCAACGATCAACTCCTGCTCTAACCCCTTAGCTTTAACCTCCATGATGGACAGACACTCCCTAAGATTCATGTTTTGTTTATTAATAATCTTATTCTCCTCCATTATCTTATCGCATTGCTCAAGAGCCCTTGCCAACTCCACTTTAATTTTAGCGAGCTCCTTTTAACAAGCTTCTTCATACTTCAATCCAACCATGTTGGCTTCAAACAATAAGAATTACAGATACGAGAAAAGACTCATCGCCGAGGGTGTTGCTGAGCTTAAGTCTCCATGCTATGAATATGAACACCCACTAACCCCAACAGGTGCTTCCTCAGTAACAGGTACAATATGAAGGCCTTGAGAGACAACTGGTGGGGTATTTTCGTCGACGGCGATCGATGAGCTCACAGGGAGAATAGATGGTGAGCTCACACGCGAAGAATTGTGAGGATTCAAAGTTCTAGGGACGGTGGGAATAGCACCAATAGGATCTAACCTTCTCTTACTTCACCATTTCAACCCTTCACTACCCTCTCTTTCTTATTCTAAGAGCTAATGCACATAGCCCCCACGATGGTCTTGCACTTTTTACACACTCTGATAGCTAGCGAATCAACATTCATAGCCTCGTTAAGCTCGAGAAAAATGCTATTAGTCCTACTTAAAGTATCATTGGAGCCTTGATCAACCCCTGTACCAACAATAACCCTGTGATCAGGAGGAGCAGCTAAAAAATTAACCTGTTGGCTACCACCTTCCACACGCAAAGACTCCAAAAAAGCGAATGGGCGTAGCTTATtctcataataataatagaaaaaatttaCCGGTTCCTCTGCATAACCCGTCAATATTAGGCCTAACACATCACAGGAGTAGTAAGGCCACGTGCGCTGCTCAGGTAAAGCACCAACAGAAATGACAACTTCCTCGCTGTCACCAAGTCTCCACCTGCTAAGGCTATAACCCTCCAAACAGTACTGGAAGACATTCCTCGCCATGATCAATTCCTCTAA is a window of Gossypium hirsutum isolate 1008001.06 chromosome D08, Gossypium_hirsutum_v2.1, whole genome shotgun sequence DNA encoding:
- the LOC121202921 gene encoding protein SENESCENCE-ASSOCIATED GENE 21, mitochondrial — encoded protein: MACSLSNAKLFSTFVVDVISNVISRRGYAAASQGIVSSGIRGGAGRSAATVAKKTGEDMSGGAKEKVSWVPDPVTGCYRPENCPNEIDVAELRSMLLKKH